TGCCGCGCTGCTGCGGGACTGCGCGGACGACTCGGCCCGAGCCGCGCTGACCGATCTCGCCGGGATGCTCGAAGCGTGCGCGGCCACGCCCGGCGGCTACCTGTGGTTCATGGGCGACTAGCGCAGGTACGTGGTGCGCAGGCCGGTCAGGATGACGCGCAGTCCGGCTTCGAAGGCGGCGTCGGTGTCCTGGGCGAAGAGGCGGCCGACGACGCTCGCGGTGAGCGGGAATTGTTCGCGGTCGATGGATCGCTCCAGGCGGCCCGGTTCGTACGGGTTGTCTTCACCGTAGGCGGTGCCCGTGCGTGCTTGTTCCTCGATCGTGAAGCCGATCGTGTAGTGCAGCAGCGCGGGGTAGCCCTCCGCCGCGTCCGCCACCGAGAAACCCGCGTCCCGCATTGTGCGCAGCGTGAGTTCGACCGTGCGGAACAGCCCGGGGTGCGTGGTGTTCGTGCCGGCCAGGACGCGCGCGCCGTCGCGGTAGCGCAGCATCGTGCGCCGCAGGCGGCGGGCGCCGTCGGCCAGCCAGTCCTCCCAGGACATCCCGGCGCTCGGCGCTTCGAGCCCGCCGGTGGCTTCGATGTACATCGCGGTGGCCATCGCGTCCAGTAGTTCCTGCTTGTTCTTCACGTGCCAGTACAGGGTCGGCGCGCGCACGCCGAGTTCCGTCGCGACCACCCGCATCGTGAGCCCGTCGAGGCCGACGTCGGTGAGCAGTCGCAGCGCCGTCCGCGCGATGACCTCGGGATTGATCGCCATGGCTTGACACTCTAACAGAGTTAGGGAACTCTCTAATCATGTTAGAGAACGTGGTGATCGCCGGCGGCGGGCCGACCGGTTTGATGCTCGCCTGTGAACTGCGGCTGGCGGGGGTCGAGGTGACCGTGCTGGACCGCCTGCCCGGCCGCAGCGGTGAATCGCGCGCGGGCGGGTTGCACGCGCGCACCCTCGAGGTGCTGGACCAGCGGGGCGTCGTCGACCGGTTCCTCGCGGCGGGCCGTCCGATGCAGGTGGGCCACTTTTCGGGGCTGTGGCTGGACTTCAGCCGCCTGCCGACCCGGTATCCGTTCCTGCTGAACCTGTTGCAGGCCGACGTCGAGCGGCTGCTGGAGCAGTGGGCCGCCGAGCTGGGCGTGCGGGTGCGGTGGTCGTCCGAGGTGACCGGGTTCCGGCAGGACGCGACCGGCGTCGAGGTGGCGCTGGCGGACGGTTCCACCATCGAGGCGGCCTACCTGGTCGGCTGCGACGGCGGGCGCAGCGCCGTCCGCAAGCTCGCCGGCATCGGCTTCCCCGGCACGCCCGCGACGCTGACCGCGCTGCTCGGCGACGTCGAGCTGGCCGACCCGCCCGGCGAGCCGGTGTTCATGCGCCGCACCGAGCGCGGTGACTTCTCGGTGCTGGGCTTCCAGCCGGGCTGGTTCCGGGTCATGACCACCCGCTACGACCACGTGGCAGGCCGGGACGAACCGGTCACGTTCGAGCAGCTGCGCGAGTCGCTGATCGAGATCGCGGGCACCGACTTCGGCATGCACAGCCCCCGCTGGATCTCCCGCTACGGCGACGCCGCACGGCAGGCCGAGCAGTACCGGCGCGGCCGCGTGCTGCTCGCCGGCGACGCGGCGCACATCCACTTTCCGGCGGGCGGGCAGGGCCTGAACACGGGGGTGCAGGACGCGGTCAACCTCGGCTGGAAGCTCGCCGCGGTCGTCCGCGGACACGCGCCTGAGGCCCTGCTCGACACCTACCACGCGGAGCGGCACCCGGTCGGCGAACGGGTCCTGGACAACACCCGTGCGCAGACCGCGTTGAGCCGGCCGGGTGCACATGTCGACGCCCTGAGGGAGGTGTTCGCCCGCCAGATCGCGGTCGAGGAGGTGAACTCCGCGCTCGCGGGCATGATCACCGCGCTCGACGTCCGCTACCCGCTCGGCGACGCGGATCCCTTGCTGGGAAAGCGAATCCCGGACCTCGACCTCGTCACCGAACACGGCGCGACCCGGCTGTTCACGCTGCTGCACGCGGGCCGGGCGGTGCTGCTGGACCTCGCAGGCGACCCGGAACTGGCGGCCGCCGCGCGGGATTGGGGCGACCGGCTCGCCGTCGTCGTGGCCAAGGGCCCGTCCGACTTCCCGCCGGCCGTCCTCGTGCGCCCCGACGGTCACGTGGCGTGGGTGGCCTCACTGGGGGTCGACGGACTTCGGGCCGCGTGCGCCAAGTGGCTGGGGCCGGTCGCCGGCTGAGCCGCGGCGCAGCATCGCCAGCGCGATGCCCAGACCCGCCAGCGTGACCGCCGCCGCGGCCGGGTAGAGGGCTCCCGCGCCGGCGCCGGTCAGCAGCTGCCCGCCCAGCCACCCGCCGAAGGCCGCGGCGAGCTGGAAGCCGGACGCGTTGACCGCGATGGCCAGGGTGGGCGCGGCTCCCGCGGCGGTGAGGACGCGCGTCTGCATGCCCGGGATAATCGCGAAGGCCAGCGCGCCGAGCACGAACGTCAGGATCGCCGCTGCCACGCGGTTGTCGCCGGCGATCCAGAACAGCAGCAACGTGACAGCGAGCGCGGCCAGCATCCAGGCGAGCGACGGCATCAGCGCGCGGTCAGCCAGCCGCCCGCCGAGCAGGTTCCCGAGCACCGCTCCCGCGCCGTACACCAGCAGCAGTACCGGTACGGCGTCCGCGGCGAAACCGCCGAATTCGGTCAGCAGCGTCGCGATGTAGGTGAAAACCGTGACGGCGCCGAGGTTTCCCACCGCGGTCAGGAGGATGCCGAGCTGCACCTCGCGGTCGGCGAGGACCCGCAGTTCCCCGGCAGCCGACGCGCCTGCCGCCGGGAACGCCGGGACGGAACGCAGCACCAGCAGCAGTGCGAGGAGCGTGATCGCCGCGACCGCGACGAAGGTGGACCGCCAGCCGAAGTGGTGCCCCACGAACGTGCCCAGCGGTGTGCCGAGGACGATCCCGAGGTTCATGCCCAGCGCGACCTTCGCGATCATGCTCGGCTGCCGGCCCGGCGGGGCCATCGCCGCCGTGGTCGCGATCGCGACCGCGAAGAACGTGGCGACGACCAGGCCCGCGACGAACCTCGCCAGCAGCAGGACGGCGTACCCCGGCGCGAGGGCGGATCCCAGGTTCCCCAGCACGGACACCACGACGAGCCCGGTGATCAGCGGTTTCCGGCCGACCCGCGCGGTGAGCACGGTGAGGACCGGGCCGCCCACGATCATGCCCGCGGCGTAGGCGCTGACGAGCAGGCCGGCCGACGGGACGGACACGGACAGGCCGGCTGCGACGTCCGGCACGAGTCCGGCGATCACGAACTCGCCGGTCGTGAGCCCGAAGACGACGAGCATCAGCGAGAAGACGGGCAACGGCACGACAACCCCCATTGGTTCGAACTGTAATAATGCTAGTCAGAACTATCACAGTTCGGAACACCGCCGCTAGACTCGGGATCATGGTGGACGCCGGAATCGACCGCGACGTGTGCAAACTCGTGCACGAGTTCGCGCGACGGCTGGACGTGCACGTGCGGCGGGTCGGCGAGGAGGTCGGCCTGACCCCGACGCAGGTCGTCGCCCTGCGCGAGTTGTCGGAGCCGATCACGGCACGTGAGCTGGCGAGCCGGATGGCGTGCGAGGCCTCGAACGCGACGTTCGTCATCGACCGGCTCGAGGAGCAGGGCCTGGTTCAGCGCAGGCCGCACCCGACCGACCGGCGGGCCAAGGAGATCGTGCTGACGGCCGCCGGGCGCGACGCGCGGGCCGGGGTGCTCGACCGCCTCGACCGCGCCTCGCCGCTGGTCTCACTCGGGCGGGAGCAGCAGGAGAAGCTGGTCGAGTTGCTGCGCGAGCTCGTCGGGCCTCAGGGGCGGTAGTACGCCTCGGTGCCGCGGTCGACCGGCACGATCGCCTTGCCAAGGGGCATCAGCGAAACCGGGATCAGTTTGAAGTTCGCCAGCCCGAGCGGGATACCGATGATCGTGACGCACAGGGCGATCCCGGTGAGGACGTGGCCGATCGCGAGCCAGATGCCCGCGAAGATGATCCAGATGACGTTGCCGATCAGCGACCCGACGCCGGCGTCGCGGCGGTCGACGATCGTGCGGCCGAACGGCCACAGCGCGTAGTTCGCGATGCGGAACGACGCGATGCCGAACGGGATCGTGATGATCAGGACGCAGCAGATGATCCCCGCCACCACGTACGCGAGAGCCATCCAGAAGCCGGCCAACACCAGCCAGATCAGGTTCAGGATGATGCGCATCAGGCGTGCAGCTCCCCACTGACTACGGTGACGGCCTGTCCGGACAGCGTCACCCGATCACCGTTCACCAGGACCCGGACGATCCCGCCGCGTTCCGACGCCTGCTCGCCGACGAGCTTGACCCGCCCCAGTTTCTCCGCCCAGAACGGCGCCAGCAGGCAGTGCGCCGAACCGGTCACCGGGTCCTCCGGCACGCCGACGGCGGGCCCGAAGACGCGGCTGACGAAGTCCACGTCGTCCCGGTCGCCGGGCGCGGTGACGATCACGCAGCGCGCGTCCCACCCGGCGATGACGTCGAGGTCCGGCTTCAGCTCGCGGACCTGGGCGGCGTCGGTGGCCTCGACCAGGATGTCCCACTTGCCGCGGGCGACGCCCGCGATCGTCACGCCCGGTAGCGCGTCGAGGACGTCGTCGTCCGCGGCGCGCGGCGGGTCGTTCGGGAAGTCCATGCTGACCCACCCGTCGGCGGCGCGGGTGCGCAGCTCGCCGCTGCGGGTGGTGAACACCTGCTCGCCGCCGAGGACGTGTCCGGCGGCGAGGGTGGCGTGCCCGCACAGGTCCACCTCGACCGTCGGTGTGAACCAGCGCAGCGGCTTGGGGCCGTCGGCGGTGACCTCGACGAACGCCGTCTCCGAGTGCCGCAGCTCAGCGGCCACCGACTGCATCCACGCCGGGTCGGCAGGCTCGTCGAGCAGCACCACCCCGGCCGGGTTGCCCGCGAACGGGGCGCCGGTGAACGAGTCGACGATGGAGAGCCGCATGCCACCCACTCTAGGGGGTGTCCGGGACGAGCCGGGATTTCTAAACTCGGTCACAGTCAGTGTCGACAGCGTCCGAGGAGGCGTCATGCCAGCCGTGCCGAGTTATGCGTCGGGTATCTCCGAGGTGCCCTTGCTGGGTGACACGATCGGTGACAACTTCGACCGGACCGTGGCCGCGTTCGGTGACCGGGACGCGCTGGTGGAGTTCGCGTCGGGCCGCCGGTGGACCTACCGCGAGCTGGCCGCCGAGGTCGACGCGCTGGCCGCCGGGCTGACCGGGCGCGGCATCGGCAAGGGCGACCGGGTGGGGATCTGGTCGCCGAACTGTGCCGAGTGGACGTTCCTGCAGTACGCGACGGCGAAGATCGGCGTGGTGCTGGTCAACATCAACCCCGCCTACCGGTCGCACGAGCTGGAGTTCGTGCTGAACCAGGCCGGGGTGAAGATGCTGGTGGCGGCGCGGTCGTTCAAGACGTCCGACTACGCGGCGATGATCGAAGAGGTCCGGCCGCGGTGCGCCGCGCTGGAGCAGGTGGTGCTGCTGGGCTCGGACGAGTGGTCGGAGTTGATGGAGTCCGGGCGGGGCAAGGCGTTGCCGGAGGTCGGCCTGTCCGCCGACGACCCGATCAACATCCAGTACACCTCGGGCACGACGGGCTTCCCGAAGGGCGCGACCCTGTCGCACCACAACATCCTCAACAACGGCTTCTTCGTCGGCGAGCTGTGCCACTACACGGAAGCGGACCGGGTGTGCATCCCGGTGCCGTTCTACCACTGCTTCGGAATGGTGATGGGCAACCTCGCGGCCACCACGCACGGCGCGTGCATGGTGATCCCGGCGCCGTCGTTCGAGCCGAAGGCCACCCTGCAGGCGGTGGAGGCGGAGCGGTGCACGTCCCTGTACGGGGTGCCCACGATGTTCATCGCGGAGCTGGCCGAGCCCGGCTTCGAGGACTACGACCTGAGCAGCCTGCGAACCGGCATCATGGCGGGCTCGCCCTGCCCGGTCGAGGTGATGAAGCAGGTCATCGAGCGGATGGGCATGGCCGAGGTGTCCATTTGTTACGGCATGACGGAAACCTCGCCGGTGTCGACGCAGACCCGGTCGGACGACTCGATCGAGCGGCGGGTGTCGACGGTCGGACGGGTCGGGCCGCACCTGGAGGTCAAGATCGTCGACCCGGAGACCGGGCTGACGGTGCCGCGCGGCGAGCCGGGTGAGCTGTGCACCCGGGGCTACTCGGTGATGCTCGGATACTGGGACCAGCCGGACAAGACGGCCGAGGTGATCGACAAGGCGAGGTGGATGCACACCGGCGACCTCGGCGTGATGGACGACGAGGGCTACATCCAGATCACCGGGCGGATCAAGGACATGGTCATCCGCGGCGGCGAGAACATCTACCCCCGGGAGATCGAGGAGTTCCTCTACACGCACCCGGATGTGCTGGACGCGCAGGTGATCGGCGTCCCGGACCAGCGCTACGGCGAAGAGCTGATGGCGTGGATCCGGATGCGCGAGGGAGCCCAGCCACTGACGGCGGAGTCGCTGCGGGAGTTCTGCACGGGAAAGCTGGCGCACTACAAGATCCCGAAGTACGTGCACATCGTGGACGAATTCCCGATGACCGTGACCGGAAAGGTACGAAAGGTCGAGATGCGGGAAAAGGCACTGAAGATCCTCGACCTGGAATAGGAAAGGAAACCGCCACCCGGCAACGAAGGCGGCCCGACAAACCCACCCCAAAACCGCCACCCGGCAACGAAAGCAAGCCGACCAACCCAACCAGACCTCCCCCGCCCCCGATCCACAGCCGATCTTTAGTCGCCGATCAGGGTTGTCAAGGCACGCTTTCCCGCCTTGACAACCCTGCTCGGCGACTGAAACACAATCAGGCATCGGGGGCGGGGGTGGTCGGAAGGTGACCATTCGAGCGCCGTGAGGCGCACCGCCCGAAGGGCGGAAAAAGATCAAAAGAGTCCTCGCCGGACGGGCAGGCTCCGGGATGACCAGGGGTTGGGTGCCTCGTCCCACCTCGGGTGGGTGGTCGCCGGGTGGTCATCCCGTCGCCTTCCGGTTTGTGCATATCACCTTGAGCCAGGGCCGCAAGGTTGGCATGGTCGGCTGCCGGTTGGCGGCCTGGGTTGCGGCCCTGGCTCAAGGTGATCGTTCCGGTGTCAGGCGACGGGATGACCACCCAGCTACCTTGGGTTGTTCGAAAGACTTGCGCTGCGCGCTTTTTAGCTCACTGCGTTCGCGAGTGCCTTGGCGTCTTCTTCGCCGAACGTCTCTTCCAGTTGCTCGGGGGAGTAGTCCAGGTCGATCTGGCCCACCGGGACGCCTCGTGCCGATTCGATGGCGCCCAGGCGGCGTTGTGCCCGGTCGGCCGCGTACTCGATGAACTCCTGCGGGTCGTTGTCGAACGGGCGCGGCTCTTCGAACTGGTCCTGCACCCATTGGATCATCCCGAGCGCGTGCGGCAGCAGTTCGCCCATGCGCTGCTGGACGGCGTCCCACAGGGAGTCGTCGGCGGCGATGTGCCGTCGGCAGGTGAAGGTGCCCCATGCCATGTGGCGACGTTCGTCGTCGCCGATGTGTTTCACCAGTTGCTGCATGCCGGGCAGGATGCCGCGCGTGGTGCAGACCTTTTGCCACGCGTAGTAGCCCGTCAGCGCCAGGCTGCCTTCGATCACGTGGTTGTAGGTGACGCTCGCGCGGACCTGGTTCAGCGGGCTCGGGTCGTGCTCCAGTACGGCGAGCGACTCCGGCAGCTCCTCGTAGAACAGCTTGCGGTAGTGCGGGTTCTCACTCACGTACGAGGTCAGGTCCTCCGTCAGCCCCACCGCGTCCATCCACCGGCGGAAGACCTCCGTGTGTTTGGCCTCCTCGAAGCAGAACTGGGTCAGGTACATCTCGTCGCCGAACCGGCCCTCGGCGGCCATCGCCTTCATGAACGGCTGGATGTCCTCCGTCACCGCCTCCTCGCCGGCGATGAACTGCGCGCACAGGTACGTTGACGACCGGCGCTCCTCGTCGGTGAGGGTCTGCCAGTCCTCGGCGTCCTTGCTGAAGTCGATGTCGGCCGGGTTCCAGAACTTGCGGTTGCCCTTGACGAACAGGCGCAACGGGAACGAATCCCAGTTCAGTCCGCCCCGGCGCAGCGAGGCGAATCCGGTGCGGTGCGCGGGCAGGGTTCCAGTCATGATCGCTCACTCCATTGTGGACGAATAGTGGGTGATGGCCGGTGCGAGCGCGGCGCAGACCAGGTCGGCCGCCTCGGCCGCGGAATGGGTCGGCAGCACCAGATGGCTCAACGAGAGCCGTACCGCGGTCTCGGCGAGCAGGTTCGCGGCGTCGGTGCTGAGGGTGGGCAGGAACTGGCGGTAGTGCGTCGCGGCGGTGTCCATCGCCGCGGACAGCACCGGCTCACCCCGGGTGGTGAGCAGCGGCAGCAGGTCCTCGCCCTGGGGCGTGCCCAGCGCGGAGGCGACCAGGCGGTTCTCCCTGGCGTGCTCGATCGTGTAGGTGACCGCGCCCCGGATGCCGGTCAGCAGATCGGGCGCCGACGCGAACCGCTGGTGAATGCCGTCCAGGAACTCGCCCGTGGTGCGCAGGACGACCGCCTGCACGAGCGCGTTCTTGTTGCCGAACTCGTTGTAGACCGTCTGACGGCTGACCCCGGCCGCCGACGCCACGTCCGCCATCCGCAGGGCCGCGTAGCCCCGCGCCGCCAGGATGTCGGCCGCCGCGTCGAGCAGGGTCTCCCGGAGCGAAGTCCTG
The window above is part of the Amycolatopsis thermoflava N1165 genome. Proteins encoded here:
- a CDS encoding TetR/AcrR family transcriptional regulator C-terminal domain-containing protein, with amino-acid sequence MAINPEVIARTALRLLTDVGLDGLTMRVVATELGVRAPTLYWHVKNKQELLDAMATAMYIEATGGLEAPSAGMSWEDWLADGARRLRRTMLRYRDGARVLAGTNTTHPGLFRTVELTLRTMRDAGFSVADAAEGYPALLHYTIGFTIEEQARTGTAYGEDNPYEPGRLERSIDREQFPLTASVVGRLFAQDTDAAFEAGLRVILTGLRTTYLR
- a CDS encoding FAD-dependent monooxygenase; translation: MLENVVIAGGGPTGLMLACELRLAGVEVTVLDRLPGRSGESRAGGLHARTLEVLDQRGVVDRFLAAGRPMQVGHFSGLWLDFSRLPTRYPFLLNLLQADVERLLEQWAAELGVRVRWSSEVTGFRQDATGVEVALADGSTIEAAYLVGCDGGRSAVRKLAGIGFPGTPATLTALLGDVELADPPGEPVFMRRTERGDFSVLGFQPGWFRVMTTRYDHVAGRDEPVTFEQLRESLIEIAGTDFGMHSPRWISRYGDAARQAEQYRRGRVLLAGDAAHIHFPAGGQGLNTGVQDAVNLGWKLAAVVRGHAPEALLDTYHAERHPVGERVLDNTRAQTALSRPGAHVDALREVFARQIAVEEVNSALAGMITALDVRYPLGDADPLLGKRIPDLDLVTEHGATRLFTLLHAGRAVLLDLAGDPELAAAARDWGDRLAVVVAKGPSDFPPAVLVRPDGHVAWVASLGVDGLRAACAKWLGPVAG
- a CDS encoding MFS transporter; translation: MGVVVPLPVFSLMLVVFGLTTGEFVIAGLVPDVAAGLSVSVPSAGLLVSAYAAGMIVGGPVLTVLTARVGRKPLITGLVVVSVLGNLGSALAPGYAVLLLARFVAGLVVATFFAVAIATTAAMAPPGRQPSMIAKVALGMNLGIVLGTPLGTFVGHHFGWRSTFVAVAAITLLALLLVLRSVPAFPAAGASAAGELRVLADREVQLGILLTAVGNLGAVTVFTYIATLLTEFGGFAADAVPVLLLVYGAGAVLGNLLGGRLADRALMPSLAWMLAALAVTLLLFWIAGDNRVAAAILTFVLGALAFAIIPGMQTRVLTAAGAAPTLAIAVNASGFQLAAAFGGWLGGQLLTGAGAGALYPAAAAVTLAGLGIALAMLRRGSAGDRPQPLGARGPKSVDPQ
- a CDS encoding MarR family winged helix-turn-helix transcriptional regulator, yielding MVDAGIDRDVCKLVHEFARRLDVHVRRVGEEVGLTPTQVVALRELSEPITARELASRMACEASNATFVIDRLEEQGLVQRRPHPTDRRAKEIVLTAAGRDARAGVLDRLDRASPLVSLGREQQEKLVELLRELVGPQGR
- a CDS encoding YccF domain-containing protein — encoded protein: MRIILNLIWLVLAGFWMALAYVVAGIICCVLIITIPFGIASFRIANYALWPFGRTIVDRRDAGVGSLIGNVIWIIFAGIWLAIGHVLTGIALCVTIIGIPLGLANFKLIPVSLMPLGKAIVPVDRGTEAYYRP
- a CDS encoding PhzF family phenazine biosynthesis protein; amino-acid sequence: MRLSIVDSFTGAPFAGNPAGVVLLDEPADPAWMQSVAAELRHSETAFVEVTADGPKPLRWFTPTVEVDLCGHATLAAGHVLGGEQVFTTRSGELRTRAADGWVSMDFPNDPPRAADDDVLDALPGVTIAGVARGKWDILVEATDAAQVRELKPDLDVIAGWDARCVIVTAPGDRDDVDFVSRVFGPAVGVPEDPVTGSAHCLLAPFWAEKLGRVKLVGEQASERGGIVRVLVNGDRVTLSGQAVTVVSGELHA
- a CDS encoding AMP-binding protein encodes the protein MPAVPSYASGISEVPLLGDTIGDNFDRTVAAFGDRDALVEFASGRRWTYRELAAEVDALAAGLTGRGIGKGDRVGIWSPNCAEWTFLQYATAKIGVVLVNINPAYRSHELEFVLNQAGVKMLVAARSFKTSDYAAMIEEVRPRCAALEQVVLLGSDEWSELMESGRGKALPEVGLSADDPINIQYTSGTTGFPKGATLSHHNILNNGFFVGELCHYTEADRVCIPVPFYHCFGMVMGNLAATTHGACMVIPAPSFEPKATLQAVEAERCTSLYGVPTMFIAELAEPGFEDYDLSSLRTGIMAGSPCPVEVMKQVIERMGMAEVSICYGMTETSPVSTQTRSDDSIERRVSTVGRVGPHLEVKIVDPETGLTVPRGEPGELCTRGYSVMLGYWDQPDKTAEVIDKARWMHTGDLGVMDDEGYIQITGRIKDMVIRGGENIYPREIEEFLYTHPDVLDAQVIGVPDQRYGEELMAWIRMREGAQPLTAESLREFCTGKLAHYKIPKYVHIVDEFPMTVTGKVRKVEMREKALKILDLE
- a CDS encoding R2-like ligand-binding oxidase, producing MTGTLPAHRTGFASLRRGGLNWDSFPLRLFVKGNRKFWNPADIDFSKDAEDWQTLTDEERRSSTYLCAQFIAGEEAVTEDIQPFMKAMAAEGRFGDEMYLTQFCFEEAKHTEVFRRWMDAVGLTEDLTSYVSENPHYRKLFYEELPESLAVLEHDPSPLNQVRASVTYNHVIEGSLALTGYYAWQKVCTTRGILPGMQQLVKHIGDDERRHMAWGTFTCRRHIAADDSLWDAVQQRMGELLPHALGMIQWVQDQFEEPRPFDNDPQEFIEYAADRAQRRLGAIESARGVPVGQIDLDYSPEQLEETFGEEDAKALANAVS
- a CDS encoding TetR/AcrR family transcriptional regulator, translating into MTDITDSFVERTRTSLRETLLDAAADILAARGYAALRMADVASAAGVSRQTVYNEFGNKNALVQAVVLRTTGEFLDGIHQRFASAPDLLTGIRGAVTYTIEHARENRLVASALGTPQGEDLLPLLTTRGEPVLSAAMDTAATHYRQFLPTLSTDAANLLAETAVRLSLSHLVLPTHSAAEAADLVCAALAPAITHYSSTME